A genomic stretch from Gemmatimonadales bacterium includes:
- a CDS encoding GH1 family beta-glucosidase — protein MTERFPDGFLWGAATSAYQIEGSPLADGAGPSIWHRFAHLPGRLANGDTGDVACDHYHRYAEDVDLMRELGLTAYRFSVSWSRVLPAGRGAVNPRGLGFYDRLTDQLARHGIRPVVTLFHWDLPVALDEAGGWCNRDVADWFADYARVVASVLGDRVTLWATLNEPWVVVDGGYVHGTLAPGHRSLAEAARATHNLLRAHGAGIQAVRAEGAAQAGLVVNLEPKYPASDRPEDVAATRRADAYMNRQYLDPVLLGAYPAELEEIYGDAWSVVKAGDLDLIRQPLDFLGVNYYTRAVTRAAPSAEPTRAERVRQTDRLHTEMGWEVYPEGLTDTLLWVGSRYGRLPLYVTENGAAFADPPVASDGTLDDPLRVQYFTEHLRAARRAIEAGADLRGYFAWSLLDTFEWSEGFTKRFGLIHVDYASQRRTPKASARFYAEVIRTHGGVLGA, from the coding sequence GTGACCGAACGATTCCCTGACGGCTTCCTCTGGGGCGCCGCCACCTCGGCCTACCAGATCGAGGGCTCTCCCCTCGCCGACGGCGCCGGCCCGAGCATCTGGCACCGCTTCGCGCACCTGCCGGGCCGGCTCGCCAACGGCGATACCGGCGACGTTGCCTGCGACCATTACCACCGGTACGCCGAGGACGTCGACCTGATGCGCGAACTGGGTCTCACCGCCTACCGTTTCAGCGTCTCGTGGAGCCGGGTCCTCCCGGCCGGCCGCGGCGCCGTGAACCCGCGGGGCCTCGGCTTCTACGACCGGCTCACGGACCAACTGGCGCGGCACGGCATCCGTCCAGTCGTGACGCTGTTCCACTGGGATCTGCCGGTCGCCCTCGACGAGGCGGGCGGCTGGTGCAACCGCGACGTCGCGGACTGGTTCGCCGACTACGCGCGCGTGGTGGCGAGCGTGCTCGGCGACCGCGTCACCCTGTGGGCCACGCTCAACGAGCCCTGGGTTGTCGTGGACGGCGGCTACGTCCACGGCACGCTGGCGCCCGGACACCGGAGCCTCGCCGAGGCCGCGCGGGCCACCCACAACCTGCTCCGCGCCCATGGGGCGGGGATCCAGGCCGTCCGCGCCGAGGGGGCGGCGCAGGCCGGGCTCGTCGTGAACCTCGAGCCGAAGTATCCCGCCTCCGACCGGCCCGAGGATGTCGCCGCCACGCGCCGTGCCGACGCATACATGAACCGGCAGTACCTCGACCCCGTGCTCCTCGGCGCGTACCCCGCGGAACTCGAGGAGATCTACGGCGACGCCTGGTCGGTTGTGAAGGCCGGCGACCTCGATCTGATCCGGCAGCCGCTCGACTTCCTCGGCGTCAACTATTACACCCGCGCGGTCACCCGCGCCGCCCCGTCCGCCGAACCGACCCGCGCCGAGCGCGTGCGTCAAACCGACCGGCTCCACACGGAGATGGGCTGGGAGGTCTACCCCGAAGGGCTCACGGACACGCTCCTCTGGGTGGGGTCGCGCTACGGCCGCCTCCCGCTCTACGTCACCGAGAACGGCGCGGCGTTCGCCGATCCGCCGGTCGCCTCGGACGGCACGCTCGACGACCCGCTCCGCGTGCAGTATTTCACGGAGCACCTCCGGGCGGCCCGTCGCGCGATCGAGGCCGGCGCGGACCTTCGGGGCTACTTCGCCTGGTCCTTGCTCGACACCTTCGAGTGGAGCGAGGGCTTCACCAAGCGGTTCGGCCTCATCCACGTGGACTACGCCAGCCAGCGCCGCACGCCGAAGGCGAGCGCCCGTTTCTACGCGGAGGTCATCCGGACGCACGGCGGCGTGCTCGGCGCCTAA